A stretch of Paenibacillus peoriae DNA encodes these proteins:
- a CDS encoding phage baseplate assembly protein V, producing MSLGYDQIHIHPYEQMDLEELTLTKKVNKHTRLYFTGVIPEDLQDSYVETTEKNTIIEVSQQDESGASKPLFSGIALSVEVKVVRGVYYLEVEAISHTYRMDMKQRTRSFQYTKMTIPQMLEHIGKDYEGLDVIDGATGGEAIGRLAIQYQETDWAFLRRIASRYHTSLMPVARFDSPKFYFGIEDSPAQAILDHTRYTVRKQLLPFRYFQENEQTKLSEHDFIFYEVETDEVLDLGAQLNFQGHNLYVMEAYTAMSQGLLRHQYVLGSYQGFRQKSYYQDKLAGASLSGVVLDVRQDQVRIHLDCDEQQDASKAHWFNYSTVYSGGGHTGWYVMPEKGDSVSLYFPGSREEDGVAGSAVRRADRKSTHNHFSNPQMKIWRTPHGKEIRLGPDELVVTAKDGAIYIKLDDKEGIHITSSKQVNISAGGNLSLSAGKTMSLSAGSQLRMDCNGSHIELSGSADMKGSEVKSN from the coding sequence ATGAGTCTGGGATACGATCAAATTCACATTCACCCTTATGAGCAAATGGACTTAGAAGAGCTCACCTTAACGAAAAAAGTTAACAAGCATACTCGGCTTTATTTTACAGGTGTTATCCCCGAAGACTTGCAAGACAGTTACGTGGAAACGACAGAAAAAAATACCATCATTGAAGTCAGTCAACAAGATGAGTCTGGCGCAAGCAAACCGCTATTTAGTGGGATTGCCCTCTCGGTCGAGGTAAAAGTCGTGCGAGGTGTGTACTATCTGGAGGTGGAAGCTATTTCCCATACGTACCGGATGGACATGAAGCAGCGTACTCGTTCTTTTCAGTATACGAAAATGACGATTCCTCAAATGCTGGAGCACATAGGTAAGGACTATGAAGGACTGGATGTGATCGACGGAGCTACTGGGGGAGAAGCCATCGGGCGGCTTGCCATTCAGTATCAGGAGACAGACTGGGCTTTTTTAAGACGCATAGCCTCCCGTTATCATACGAGTCTGATGCCTGTAGCCCGTTTTGACAGTCCCAAATTTTATTTTGGTATTGAGGACAGCCCTGCACAGGCGATACTGGATCATACCCGTTATACCGTACGTAAGCAATTGCTTCCTTTTCGTTATTTTCAGGAAAATGAACAGACCAAACTGAGTGAACACGATTTTATTTTTTATGAGGTAGAAACGGATGAGGTACTCGACTTGGGCGCTCAGTTGAATTTTCAGGGGCATAACCTGTATGTCATGGAAGCCTACACCGCCATGAGTCAAGGACTGCTGCGGCATCAGTATGTGTTGGGTTCTTACCAGGGATTTCGGCAAAAAAGCTACTACCAGGATAAGCTGGCAGGAGCCTCATTAAGCGGTGTTGTACTGGACGTACGTCAGGATCAGGTACGCATTCATCTGGATTGTGATGAACAACAAGACGCAAGCAAAGCACACTGGTTCAACTATTCTACTGTTTACAGTGGCGGTGGCCATACTGGCTGGTACGTCATGCCAGAAAAAGGCGATTCCGTTTCTCTCTATTTCCCCGGTAGTCGGGAAGAAGACGGCGTGGCAGGTAGTGCGGTGAGACGGGCAGATCGCAAGAGTACGCATAACCATTTTTCCAATCCACAAATGAAAATATGGCGTACCCCGCATGGTAAGGAAATTCGGCTGGGACCGGATGAACTGGTCGTTACAGCCAAGGACGGCGCTATTTACATCAAACTGGATGATAAAGAAGGCATTCATATCACCAGCAGCAAGCAAGTGAATATTTCGGCGGGAGGCAATCTCAGCCTGTCTGCGGGAAAGACGATGAGTCTGTCCGCAGGTAGTCAGCTCCGTATGGATTGTAACGGCAGTCATATTGAATTAAGCGGGTCAGCGGATATGAAAGGCAGCGAAGTGAAGTCAAATTAA
- a CDS encoding winged helix-turn-helix transcriptional regulator encodes MRNRKGGFGECTAGNNQACPVEFTLDVIGGKWKGIILYHLMYGTKRFSDFRRICPGITQRMLTLQLRELEEDGVVHREVYQQVPPKVEYSLTEFGKTLIPIINLMKDWGEEYKTKQRSPESSLQQPSPNV; translated from the coding sequence ATGCGCAATCGGAAAGGCGGCTTTGGGGAATGTACCGCTGGAAATAATCAGGCGTGTCCAGTTGAGTTCACGCTGGACGTGATTGGGGGCAAATGGAAAGGGATTATTTTGTATCATCTCATGTATGGGACTAAGCGATTTAGTGATTTTCGGCGGATATGTCCGGGGATCACCCAGCGTATGCTGACACTCCAATTGCGCGAGCTGGAAGAGGATGGTGTCGTTCACCGTGAAGTATACCAGCAGGTTCCGCCTAAGGTTGAATACTCTCTCACCGAATTCGGGAAAACGCTCATACCGATTATTAACTTGATGAAAGATTGGGGAGAAGAATATAAAACAAAACAGCGATCACCAGAAAGCAGTCTTCAGCAACCTAGCCCCAATGTGTAG
- a CDS encoding MarR family winged helix-turn-helix transcriptional regulator: protein MDHKTQHSNSTREQLELNLGEQLNALISASHALNVRTAALFDPSLQPAAFLIVRCLLSYGPASATFLAESTAMDRSSVSRLVTQLKHLNYVKSETHPEDRRGVLISLTANGREKALEALKEKENEFYQRISTWENSKLEAFIGMLNCFNGQDCEE from the coding sequence ATGGATCATAAAACTCAACATTCAAATTCTACAAGAGAGCAATTAGAACTGAATCTTGGTGAACAACTTAATGCACTTATAAGCGCGTCACATGCACTCAATGTAAGAACAGCGGCACTTTTCGATCCATCATTACAACCTGCGGCTTTTCTGATCGTACGCTGCCTTCTTTCGTACGGTCCGGCAAGCGCTACATTTTTGGCGGAATCCACCGCTATGGATCGAAGCTCTGTCAGCCGACTTGTTACTCAGCTTAAACACTTGAATTATGTAAAAAGTGAAACTCACCCTGAGGATCGTCGGGGAGTGTTAATATCCCTGACAGCTAATGGTCGTGAAAAAGCCCTAGAAGCTTTAAAAGAAAAAGAAAATGAGTTTTATCAACGTATTTCAACATGGGAGAATTCCAAACTTGAAGCGTTTATTGGTATGCTGAATTGTTTTAACGGTCAAGATTGCGAGGAGTAA
- a CDS encoding SDR family NAD(P)-dependent oxidoreductase: protein MSTYPTIVITGATNGLGQLVAIELAQRGAHLVLTARNEKRAETTKNVLKDLAPSTKVDFFFGDLSLMKDVRRIGDEIKANYPKIDVLVNNAGLHGFEQRITSEGLAEMIAVNYLAPWLLTHTLLNSLMESTNARIVNVASEASRNHGELKLPEDLTDISAFTARGSSKIYGKTKLLNIMFTEELGRQLDGTGIVVNALNPGFNVTGLGRELGFSSVLAKILNALHIGDPRRGAEIIIRLATESQYREVTGGYFNVGTGKPIVPTYPGGDSKMQRLLWSTTTELLRQKGVMA from the coding sequence ATGTCGACATACCCGACTATTGTAATCACTGGTGCTACTAACGGTCTTGGACAATTAGTAGCAATTGAATTAGCCCAACGCGGAGCGCATCTAGTCTTAACAGCCAGAAATGAAAAGCGTGCTGAAACGACTAAAAATGTTCTAAAAGATCTGGCGCCAAGTACAAAGGTAGACTTTTTTTTCGGGGACTTGTCTCTTATGAAAGATGTCAGGCGTATTGGTGATGAAATTAAAGCTAATTATCCAAAGATTGATGTATTAGTGAACAATGCTGGATTACATGGATTTGAACAGCGAATAACCTCAGAGGGTTTGGCAGAAATGATAGCCGTAAACTATCTTGCCCCGTGGCTGTTAACGCATACCCTACTCAATTCACTCATGGAATCCACAAATGCTAGGATCGTCAATGTGGCTTCTGAAGCGTCACGCAACCATGGCGAATTAAAATTACCGGAGGATTTAACAGATATATCTGCATTTACCGCAAGAGGCTCATCTAAGATATACGGAAAGACTAAACTTCTTAATATCATGTTTACAGAAGAACTTGGACGTCAGCTGGATGGAACCGGAATCGTAGTTAACGCACTTAATCCAGGATTTAACGTTACCGGCCTTGGCCGTGAGTTAGGATTTTCTTCAGTACTTGCAAAAATATTGAACGCTTTGCACATCGGAGACCCACGAAGAGGAGCAGAAATTATTATTCGTTTAGCAACAGAATCTCAATATCGAGAAGTGACAGGTGGATATTTTAATGTTGGCACTGGTAAGCCGATTGTGCCGACATATCCTGGTGGGGATAGCAAGATGCAACGCCTACTTTGGAGTACTACTACCGAATTGTTACGGCAAAAAGGGGTTATGGCATGA
- a CDS encoding S-layer homology domain-containing protein, giving the protein MNYEKKLKQIRHYMAGLLAVWLFCIHSAPVFADRAFNDIEHSYAADAIEAMAAQGYVTGYQDGSFRPLHFISRQEWASIFAKTLKRTSNNRGVTSFRDVSPWALPYVQALQEESITKGISDQLFGAKHNMTRQDMAVWYARYFGVTEDTRSAGISSFVDQSDISDYAQTSVWLMERLELIEGDTNHYFHPKESVRRQDATLVAYRIWLGGDGLRERAKRLLGSLGDGTATMPQTNSQQESKKIEVDVTPEISQQPVNSEVEEPKRHRPSPDSPASPVTPPEPKPEPSVTPPGPKPKPPVIPVDPPDHSSDFLVDEVVIKAQELVNQPETYPSYQLSFQLYNKGRPVSIPAASVTSVTYTFSDGLGIFDEQGKIAHPENIPVADSFIPVEMKVTVAKPYQVLTAQAKLIVKGKTPPAEPPNVIRSVYLATYTISEAATLDPAAWNMSYVFHNANGEVIAPGLLPSDLILRVEDSRGIFDEDGKIANLHLIPTVNSVIPLKITVESPSQGVHFTSDAELTVEPGERKKQYFAVSIMLQGSATTVDQIKQARQLLMDHFGPNIKVTWAMENGFVFVEANRPQLKQVLAFVDQYGDEVGMLDGYPNQLKFPIWEARMDEWMYMYRYNAFNELHQSGTMGSPSVFESMDTDQYRKYLPKSLTSFTVNPEQTQWLKDHYRITSAMGWSATQYNVNGMYGEGSPLMPYWSHKDNPIVPAQGLADNSGTVFMNSVTIDPIGSRYTKDSSRWTLHPLDPYVTETDAAPQLYIVQQYLDNPYQRINTVNYLSIILDINALANTHNMAPIWENFVNHFPVDRKVEIVGVDGLKQIYESVAGSNNDHTEFTLMFRGSGIKTAMDSNNSPANLRYLWTENASQRIILSKEDGDATWSIIDFTDYTRKPVPKMDYNLDGHTDVSYVTGRNFKLCPTAPLTADEIQRVKDRLKDIYFAEEVNYQ; this is encoded by the coding sequence ATGAATTATGAAAAAAAGTTAAAACAAATTAGGCATTACATGGCTGGTTTACTGGCTGTCTGGTTGTTCTGTATACATAGTGCGCCTGTTTTTGCGGACAGAGCCTTTAACGATATCGAACATTCCTATGCAGCTGATGCGATTGAGGCCATGGCTGCTCAAGGTTATGTTACGGGTTATCAGGATGGGAGCTTTCGACCTTTACATTTTATCTCGCGACAGGAATGGGCAAGCATTTTCGCTAAAACCTTAAAGCGAACATCGAATAACAGAGGCGTAACTTCTTTTCGTGATGTGTCACCATGGGCTCTACCTTATGTACAGGCCTTACAGGAAGAGAGCATTACGAAAGGAATTAGTGATCAATTATTCGGTGCCAAGCACAATATGACTCGTCAGGATATGGCCGTTTGGTATGCCCGCTATTTTGGTGTTACTGAAGATACCCGATCGGCTGGTATATCCAGTTTTGTGGATCAATCTGATATATCAGATTATGCACAAACGAGCGTATGGCTGATGGAACGGCTGGAACTGATCGAGGGAGATACGAATCACTATTTCCATCCTAAAGAGTCTGTGAGACGGCAGGACGCCACGCTGGTTGCTTATCGAATATGGTTAGGCGGTGACGGTCTGAGAGAACGTGCCAAGCGTTTGCTAGGGTCATTAGGAGATGGAACTGCAACGATGCCTCAGACGAACAGCCAACAAGAATCGAAGAAGATCGAGGTCGATGTGACGCCGGAAATTAGTCAACAACCCGTGAATTCGGAAGTCGAGGAGCCTAAAAGGCATCGCCCAAGCCCTGATTCACCAGCATCTCCGGTGACACCACCAGAACCGAAGCCGGAACCGTCGGTGACACCGCCGGGACCTAAACCCAAACCACCAGTAATTCCGGTAGATCCACCGGATCATTCTTCGGATTTTCTGGTAGATGAGGTCGTGATCAAGGCGCAGGAGCTGGTAAATCAACCGGAGACATACCCTTCGTATCAGCTATCTTTTCAGCTCTACAATAAAGGGCGACCCGTAAGCATTCCTGCTGCCAGCGTCACAAGTGTTACGTACACATTTAGTGATGGGTTAGGTATTTTTGATGAACAAGGGAAAATTGCACATCCCGAAAATATTCCGGTTGCGGACAGCTTCATTCCTGTAGAAATGAAGGTCACCGTTGCCAAACCTTATCAGGTCCTTACAGCTCAGGCCAAGCTGATCGTGAAAGGGAAGACTCCGCCGGCAGAGCCACCGAACGTAATCAGGTCCGTATACTTGGCTACGTATACCATTTCAGAGGCTGCTACTTTAGATCCTGCTGCTTGGAATATGTCCTACGTATTTCATAATGCTAATGGAGAGGTTATAGCTCCTGGATTGCTGCCCTCAGACTTGATACTTCGGGTAGAGGATTCCAGAGGAATATTTGATGAGGATGGGAAGATTGCCAACCTGCATTTGATTCCGACAGTAAACTCGGTCATTCCATTAAAGATCACGGTTGAGTCGCCATCTCAAGGGGTTCACTTCACATCTGATGCGGAATTAACGGTAGAACCCGGGGAACGCAAAAAGCAATACTTTGCTGTCTCCATCATGCTGCAGGGAAGCGCGACTACGGTAGATCAAATCAAGCAAGCGCGTCAATTGCTGATGGACCACTTTGGTCCCAATATCAAAGTGACGTGGGCGATGGAAAACGGATTTGTTTTTGTAGAAGCAAATCGCCCGCAGCTTAAACAGGTTTTGGCATTCGTCGATCAGTATGGAGATGAAGTCGGAATGTTGGATGGGTATCCGAACCAGTTAAAGTTTCCTATTTGGGAAGCTCGAATGGACGAGTGGATGTATATGTATCGTTACAATGCATTCAATGAGCTGCACCAATCCGGTACAATGGGATCACCATCGGTGTTTGAAAGCATGGATACAGACCAATATCGGAAGTATCTTCCGAAATCATTGACCAGCTTTACGGTAAATCCCGAACAGACTCAATGGCTTAAAGATCACTATCGGATTACTTCCGCGATGGGATGGTCGGCTACACAATATAATGTGAACGGTATGTATGGTGAGGGCTCTCCATTGATGCCTTACTGGTCCCATAAGGACAATCCAATTGTTCCCGCACAGGGACTAGCAGATAATAGCGGTACCGTATTCATGAACTCGGTTACGATTGATCCGATTGGATCACGCTATACGAAAGATTCCTCACGCTGGACTCTTCATCCGCTTGACCCATATGTGACTGAGACGGATGCAGCACCACAACTGTATATAGTACAGCAATATTTGGATAACCCTTATCAACGTATAAATACGGTAAACTACTTGTCCATTATTTTGGACATCAACGCACTTGCCAACACCCATAACATGGCTCCAATATGGGAGAATTTTGTGAACCACTTCCCTGTTGATCGCAAGGTTGAGATTGTAGGCGTGGACGGGCTGAAACAGATTTATGAATCGGTAGCAGGATCCAATAATGATCATACGGAGTTTACGCTCATGTTTAGAGGCTCAGGTATTAAGACGGCTATGGATTCCAATAATTCACCAGCAAATCTGCGCTATTTGTGGACCGAAAATGCCTCACAGCGGATTATTTTATCCAAAGAGGATGGAGATGCGACATGGTCCATTATTGACTTTACCGATTATACCCGAAAACCGGTTCCGAAGATGGACTACAACTTGGATGGTCACACGGACGTAAGCTATGTCACCGGAAGGAACTTCAAGCTATGTCCAACGGCTCCTTTAACAGCGGATGAAATTCAACGCGTAAAGGATCGTTTGAAGGATATTTACTTTGCAGAAGAAGTAAATTATCAGTAA
- a CDS encoding MerR family transcriptional regulator yields the protein MKTYSISEVAKELNLTAYALRYYDKEGLMPFVERTSSGTRLFKESDIDALKIIECLKSTGMPIKEIKNFIDWCSGGDSTLQQRYDMFMERKATVEAQMEELKKTMEVIEHKCSYYKTALDAGTENIHKNNKIGSLITN from the coding sequence ATGAAGACGTATTCTATCAGCGAAGTTGCAAAAGAATTGAATCTTACAGCATACGCTTTGCGTTACTACGACAAAGAGGGACTTATGCCTTTTGTAGAACGGACATCTAGCGGAACAAGATTATTTAAAGAATCCGATATCGACGCTTTAAAAATAATTGAATGTCTAAAATCCACCGGGATGCCGATCAAAGAAATTAAAAATTTCATTGATTGGTGTTCTGGTGGGGATTCCACACTACAACAAAGATATGACATGTTTATGGAACGAAAAGCAACTGTAGAAGCACAAATGGAAGAACTTAAAAAAACAATGGAAGTTATTGAACATAAATGCTCATATTACAAAACTGCATTGGATGCCGGAACGGAAAATATTCATAAAAACAATAAAATAGGGAGTCTCATTACTAACTAA
- a CDS encoding NAD(P)H-dependent oxidoreductase, which produces METLATTKDQILSAYEFRHATKEFDSHKKISDSDFDFILETGRLSPSSFGFEPWKFVVVQSKAMREKLLPYSWGAQKQLPTASHFVLILSRLPEDMIASSDYIKSMMENVQQLPAEVMQGKEKVYDAFLKSDFALEENKRALFEWGCRQTYIALGNMMTAAAQIGIDSCPIEGFNKQEIERILSEEGIMDAKHFGISCMVAFGYRLNEPRGKTRRSVDQVIEWV; this is translated from the coding sequence ATGGAAACCTTAGCTACTACTAAAGATCAAATCTTATCTGCATACGAGTTCAGACATGCAACGAAGGAATTCGATAGTCATAAGAAAATTAGCGATTCTGACTTCGACTTTATTCTTGAAACCGGTCGTTTATCTCCAAGCTCGTTTGGCTTTGAACCTTGGAAATTTGTTGTCGTTCAGAGTAAAGCTATGCGTGAGAAGCTACTGCCTTACTCTTGGGGGGCCCAAAAACAACTGCCAACAGCCAGCCATTTTGTACTCATCCTCTCTAGACTTCCTGAAGATATGATAGCCTCCTCCGATTATATCAAGAGTATGATGGAGAACGTGCAGCAATTACCAGCTGAAGTGATGCAAGGCAAAGAGAAAGTATATGACGCCTTCCTAAAATCAGATTTTGCGCTGGAGGAAAACAAAAGAGCCTTGTTCGAGTGGGGCTGCCGACAAACCTACATCGCACTGGGCAACATGATGACTGCCGCAGCTCAAATCGGCATTGATTCCTGCCCTATCGAAGGTTTTAATAAACAGGAAATCGAACGCATCCTCTCTGAAGAAGGCATTATGGATGCCAAGCATTTCGGTATTTCTTGTATGGTGGCATTTGGCTACCGTCTCAACGAGCCGCGTGGCAAAACTCGGCGATCTGTAGATCAGGTTATTGAGTGGGTGTAA
- a CDS encoding NAD(P)-dependent alcohol dehydrogenase, translating to MITAKARAVDGPDKPFRSAEIKRRDLDSHDVLIEIKYAGICHSDIHTAHGEWGPVNYPLVPGHEIAGIVTEVGSEVTKYSVGDRVGVGCMVDSCGECENCRKGEEQYCLKGNVPTYAGVDKYGEPTQGGYSTHIVVTEDFVVKIPDNIELDVAAPLLCAGITTYSPLNRWGAGPDKKVAVVGMGGLGHMAIKIAHAMGAEVTVLSQTLKKKDDGLQFGADHYYATSEPETFKKLAGHFDLIINTVSAAIDMDAYFALLNLDGTLVNVGAPGEPLSLNVMSLIGHRRSFAGSMIGGIRETQEMLDFCAKHNIVPKIEVISADQIDEAYKRVLASDVKYRFVIDISTM from the coding sequence ATGATAACTGCTAAAGCACGAGCTGTCGATGGCCCAGACAAACCGTTTCGATCGGCTGAAATTAAACGACGGGATCTTGATTCACACGATGTTCTGATTGAAATTAAATATGCCGGCATATGCCATTCTGACATCCACACTGCTCACGGCGAATGGGGCCCAGTGAACTACCCTCTCGTACCTGGACATGAAATTGCAGGGATTGTCACGGAGGTAGGATCTGAGGTTACAAAGTACAGCGTTGGTGACCGGGTAGGGGTTGGCTGTATGGTTGATTCCTGTGGCGAATGTGAGAACTGTCGTAAAGGAGAGGAACAATACTGCCTTAAAGGAAATGTCCCTACCTATGCTGGTGTTGACAAATACGGCGAGCCTACACAAGGCGGATATTCTACCCACATTGTCGTAACTGAGGATTTTGTAGTGAAAATTCCAGATAACATTGAGCTTGACGTGGCTGCTCCATTACTTTGTGCAGGTATTACGACTTATTCACCGTTGAACCGCTGGGGTGCTGGTCCAGATAAAAAGGTGGCCGTTGTGGGAATGGGAGGCCTTGGTCATATGGCTATCAAGATTGCACATGCTATGGGTGCTGAGGTAACCGTTCTATCCCAAACATTAAAGAAAAAAGATGATGGCTTGCAATTTGGTGCGGACCACTATTATGCTACAAGCGAACCAGAAACATTTAAAAAACTTGCTGGGCACTTTGATTTGATCATTAACACGGTAAGTGCTGCCATCGATATGGATGCTTATTTTGCACTACTCAATCTAGACGGAACTTTGGTGAATGTCGGTGCCCCTGGGGAGCCGTTGTCACTAAATGTGATGTCCCTTATCGGACATCGCCGTTCATTTGCTGGTTCAATGATAGGAGGCATCCGTGAGACACAGGAAATGTTGGATTTTTGTGCAAAACACAATATTGTTCCTAAAATTGAAGTAATTTCGGCCGACCAGATTGACGAAGCCTACAAACGAGTGTTAGCTTCTGATGTGAAGTATAGATTCGTGATTGACATTAGCACAATGTAA
- a CDS encoding amino acid permease: MESKQLTRGLKPRHVELIALGGTIGVGLFMGSASTIKWAGPSVLLAYLLAGIIMFFVMRIMGEMLILEPVTGSFATFAHKYISPLAGFLTAWSYWFLWVTVGMAEVTAIGVYVGYWFPDIPQWLPALAGVIIIALANLAAVKFYGEFEFWFAMIKIVAIIFMLVVGTGMIFFGLGNGGQPIGLSNLFSHGGFFAGGLKGFLFALCIVTAAYQGIEMVGITAGEAENPKMTLRKAIKNIIWRILIFYVGAIFVIVTIYPWNQIGEIGSPFVLTFAKVGIVAAAGIINFVVLTAAMSGCNSGIYSAGRMLYTLAKNGQAPKFFGKVSPSGVPRNSIITTISLLLVGVLFNYLMPNSKLFLYIYSASVLPGMVPWFALAISQFKFRKKWKDEMKDHTFKSRFFPISNYITIIFLLLVIVGMWFNPDTRLPLIVGAIFMAIVIVGYFIFGIGKRQRIEELEEN, from the coding sequence TTGGAATCGAAACAATTAACGAGAGGGCTAAAGCCACGGCACGTTGAGTTGATTGCGCTTGGAGGCACGATTGGCGTCGGTTTGTTTATGGGGTCGGCAAGTACGATAAAATGGGCAGGTCCCTCAGTACTGTTGGCTTATCTCTTAGCTGGGATTATTATGTTTTTTGTCATGCGGATCATGGGGGAAATGCTGATTCTTGAACCGGTGACAGGCTCATTCGCTACATTTGCTCATAAATATATCAGCCCCTTAGCCGGTTTCTTGACCGCCTGGAGCTATTGGTTTTTATGGGTTACCGTAGGGATGGCGGAAGTCACTGCGATTGGGGTATATGTGGGCTACTGGTTCCCAGATATCCCGCAATGGTTACCGGCTTTGGCAGGTGTAATTATTATTGCATTGGCCAATTTGGCGGCTGTGAAATTTTATGGAGAATTTGAGTTTTGGTTTGCCATGATTAAGATTGTCGCTATTATCTTCATGCTAGTAGTGGGTACGGGGATGATCTTTTTTGGACTCGGTAACGGTGGACAACCGATAGGTCTATCCAATCTGTTCAGCCATGGCGGCTTCTTTGCAGGTGGCTTGAAAGGGTTTCTATTTGCACTCTGCATTGTAACAGCGGCTTACCAAGGGATAGAGATGGTGGGTATTACGGCAGGTGAAGCTGAAAATCCGAAAATGACACTGCGAAAAGCCATTAAAAACATCATCTGGCGTATTTTGATTTTTTATGTGGGTGCAATCTTTGTCATTGTTACAATTTATCCTTGGAACCAAATTGGAGAGATCGGTAGCCCATTTGTTCTGACTTTTGCCAAGGTAGGAATTGTGGCTGCTGCGGGTATCATTAACTTTGTTGTACTTACAGCTGCGATGTCCGGCTGCAACAGTGGTATTTACAGTGCGGGCAGAATGTTATATACATTAGCTAAGAACGGACAAGCTCCCAAGTTTTTCGGGAAAGTTTCCCCAAGCGGTGTTCCTAGAAATAGTATTATTACGACCATTTCTTTGCTGCTGGTAGGAGTGTTATTTAACTACTTAATGCCTAATTCCAAACTGTTTCTGTACATTTACAGCGCCAGTGTTCTCCCAGGCATGGTACCGTGGTTTGCATTAGCCATCAGCCAATTTAAATTCAGGAAAAAGTGGAAGGACGAAATGAAGGATCACACCTTTAAGTCTCGTTTTTTTCCGATCAGTAATTACATCACCATTATCTTTTTGTTGCTTGTGATCGTTGGAATGTGGTTTAATCCAGACACACGCTTGCCGTTGATTGTCGGGGCAATATTCATGGCGATCGTCATTGTTGGATATTTTATCTTTGGCATAGGAAAGCGGCAGAGAATTGAAGAATTAGAGGAAAACTAA
- a CDS encoding GNAT family N-acetyltransferase yields the protein MKEKNVREIRGTDYHDIYLLNQDFNPNLYLFPEVKVKEKIEMIIKESKDVIFVYEENNEVLGYIHGSPHELLFSESLVNILGFVVKEKYRNQGIGSMLIERLEQWGKSHGFSGIKLLSHPSRIQAHRFYERRGYMFTKDQKNFIKNLK from the coding sequence GTGAAAGAAAAAAATGTTAGGGAAATTAGGGGAACTGATTATCATGATATTTATTTGTTAAACCAAGACTTTAATCCCAATCTATATCTATTTCCTGAAGTAAAAGTAAAAGAGAAAATTGAAATGATTATAAAGGAATCAAAAGATGTAATCTTTGTTTATGAAGAAAACAACGAGGTATTAGGATATATTCATGGAAGCCCACATGAATTACTTTTTTCTGAATCTTTGGTGAATATACTAGGATTTGTTGTTAAAGAAAAGTATAGAAATCAAGGTATAGGTAGCATGTTGATTGAGCGTCTTGAACAGTGGGGAAAGTCCCATGGATTTTCCGGGATCAAACTGTTATCTCACCCAAGTCGGATACAGGCTCACAGGTTCTATGAACGACGTGGCTATATGTTTACCAAGGATCAGAAAAACTTTATAAAAAATCTCAAATAA